Genomic segment of Tomitella fengzijianii:
CCGCGCGGCACTGGCGACGATGTGGGCGCACCCGGGCAAGAAGCTGCTGTTCATGGGGCAGGAGTACGGCCAGGAAACCGAGTGGTCCGACCTCTACGGCCCCGACTGGGCGCAGCTGCGCGACCCGCTCCACGTCGGCGTGCGCGATCTGGTGGCCCGGCTCAACGTGCTGTACCGGTCGATGCCGGCCCTGTGGCTCGACGACGGCACGCCCGGCGGCTTCACGCGGCTCGGGGTCACCGTGAAGCCTGCGACCGTGACGCCCCCGGTACTCGCGTTCGCCCGGCACACGGCGCGGGACCCGGAGCACTCGGCCGCGCTGATCTGCGTCGCGAACATGTCCGCCGACCACGTCGACGCTTCGCTCCGCGCGCCCTTCGCCGGCGATTGGCGGATCGTCCTCGACGCCGGCGCCTGCGGGCAGGCGGGCCGGCGGGCGGCCGCCGTCGCCGGCACGCGCCGCATCCGCGTCGCCGTGCCCGCCCGCAGTACCGTGTGGTTGGTCCGCGAGCCTGCGGACGGATCACCCCGTTGAGGAGCAGCATGCCGACGCGCCCCCCGCGAGCTCGCGCAGGCGCACGGCTGCGCGCCCGCCGTCCGCCGACCACTTTTCCGCGGGCGGCCGTGGCGACGGCCGCGTGCGCGCTCGTGGCCGCGGCGTCGGCATGCACCGTCACCACCGACGGCACGGCCCGCCCGCAGGCCGCCGCACCCGACACCGTCGCGGGCATGCCGATCACCCACGGCCCCAGCGGGCCGCGCGCCGATGCTCCCGCTCCGCGCGTGCAGGTGGCCGGAGGCACATCGGGTCCCCTCGACACCATCGCCGCGGGCGCCGTCGAGGACCTGGGCCGGTTCTGGGCGGACACGTTCCCCCGGGACTTCCACCGCCCGTTCACCCCGGTCGCGCGGTACGTCTCGTGGGACTCGGCGGACCGGCATGCCCAGGGCCCGGACTTCTGCGGCGGGCCCACCGCCGGGGTCGCCAACGCCGGTTTCTGCCGCTCCCGCAACGAGATCGGCTGGGACCGCGGGCCGTTGATGTCGGATCTCGTCGCGGAGTACGGCGACCTCGCCCCCGTGGTGGTGCTCGCCCACGAGTACGGACACGTGGTGCAGTACCAGACCGGGGTGCGTACCACGCAGGCGCCGACGATCGTGCTCGAGCAGCAGGCCGACTGCTACGCGGGCGTGTTCATGCGCCACGTCGCCGAGGGCGGCTCCCAGCGCTTCACCATGAACACCACCGACGGGTTGGAATCGGCGTTGTCGGTTCTCGTCGGTATCCGCGATTCCCCCGACGCCGCGCAGTTCGGCGGCTCCGAGCACGGGTCCGCCTTCGAGCGCGTGACCGCGTTCCAGCAGGGCTTCGCCGGATCCGCGTCGGCGTGCGCGGACATCGACGCCGCGGATGTGGACGAGGGCCGGGTGGCGGTGCCGCTCGAGGCGCTCGGCGCGGGCGATCCCGCGCCGCGGCCCGTGGACCAGGACGCGCTCGCAGCGGTCGCCGCGTCGTTCTCGGCGATGCTGCCCGACGCGAAGCTCCCCGAACCCGACATCGCCGACCCCGCCGGCGGATGCGCCCGGCACACCTCGCCGACGACCTACTGCGCCGAGACCGGTGCCGTCGCCGCCGATCTTCCCGGGCTGGTGGCCGCGGCGGACGGCGGGCGGCAGGGACTGAGCGGGGACTTCACCGCGCTCAGCGCGGTCGCGTCGCGGTACGCGCTCGCCGCCGCGGACCGCCGCAGCGCGACGCTGACCGGAGAGCAGGCCGCGCAACGCACGGCCTGCATGACCGGGGCGTGGTCCGCCTACTTGGGAGGCGGCACCGGCGGCGGGGCGGCGGACCCCGGCCGGCTCCGCCTGCGCCCGGGGGATCTCGACGAGGCGGTGGCGGGGCTGCTCGACGGCGGCCTCATCGCCGCCGACGTCGAAGGCGCCACCGTGCCGAGCGCATTCGCGCGGCTCGATGCATTCCGCGACGGCTTCACCGGCGGCGTGCACGCCTGCCGCAGCATGTATCCGTGACGCCGGTTCCGGCCGGCGACCACGACCGGGCCGGTGCCGGGCGGCTCACGCTCAGTACAGGGCGTTGGCCAGGTCCCGACGAGCCCGGATGACGTGCTCCTCCGCCGGATCGAACAGGTCGAAGAGCTCGAGCAGGCGGGCACGGGCCGTCGCCTTGTCCTCCGGCGCGCCGGTGCGCACCACCGCGATGAGCCGGCCGAACGCGGCGTCCGGCTGCTGCGCGAGCAATTGGGCGTCCGCCGCGCGGAGCTGCTTGTCCACGTCGCCCGGCGCGGCGTCCGCCGCGTCGACGGCGTCGCCGGGGACGTCCTGCGCCCGCACGAGGAAACGCAGCTGCCGCACGGCCGCGCCCGCCTCCTCGTTGCCGGGTTCCTCGGCGAGGATGTTCTCGTAGGCCTGGATGCTGCCCGGCAGATCGCCCGCGTCCATCAGGTCCTCCGCAGCGACCAGCCGGGGGTCGCGGGCGGGTTCCTCCCCTTCCGCCGGGGGCGGGCCGGAGAGCTGCCCCGCGGTGGCGTCGAGGATGCCGGAGATCCACTGGTCCAGCTCGGCCTCGGAGATCACCCCGGCGAAGGCGTCCACCGGCCTGCCCGCGGCGACGGCGAGGACCGTCGGCACCGACTGGACCCCGAAAGCCTGAGCGATCCGCGGCGCGTTGTGGATGTCCACCGTGGCCAGGACCCACCGGCCCGCCGCCGCCACCGCCGCGCTCTCGAGCGTCGCGTCGAGCTGCACGGACTGCGGGTACTCGGCCGCGCCGATCGAGACGATCACCGGCACCTGCATGGAGCGCTGCAGGACCTCCGCCTCGAAGTCGGCCTCACCGACGGCGACCACCGGACGGATGCCGCCGGGGCCCGCCGGGGGCTGCTCCTGCGGGGGGCGCTGCGGCTGGGCGAGCCCGGCGAGATCCACCGCACCGGACATCGCTGCCGCCATCGACGCGGACGGGGGCCTGGAACCTGGACTAGTCACGGGTGCAAGTCTGCCACGAGCGCACGCTCAGGCGCGCGCCCCGGCCTGGTCCTTCTGCTCGTCACCGTCCTGCTCGCCGGCCTCGGCCTGCGAGGGTGCCTGCGACAGCTCTGCGAGCAGTCCGTTGCGCACCGCCCAGCGCTCGAACACGATGGTGCCGAAGGGCGGCACCGACGAGATCAACGCGAGCAGCGTGACCTTGGCGTTCCACTTGAGCGCGCCCGCAGTGATCAACGTGACCAGCACGAAGAGCATGAAGCCGGTGATCCCGTGCAGCATGCCGGGGATCTTGACGGCCGCGTCGAAACCGAACCCCCACTTGAACACCATCCCGATCAGGAGGATCAGCCAGGTGACCGCCTCCCAGAAGGCGACGAGGCGAAAACGCTTCGCCGGGGTGGAGAGGTCAAAGAAGTCGGCCATGCTCCCATTGTGCCCGGCCGGTGCGCGCGCGGACACGCCCCCGTGCTGTGATGTGCGCCAACGCACAGGCCGCCCGCCGGGTCCGGCGGGCGGCCTGTGCGAGCGCGCGCTACTGCCCCGGCACCGTGACGATCAGGGCGTCGCCCTGGCCGCCTCCGCCGCACAGGCCCGCGGCGCCGACCCCGCCGCCGCGCCGGCGCAGCTCGTTGACGAGCGACAGCACGATGCGGGCGCCGGACATGCCCAGCGGATGGCCGATGGCGATGGCGCCGCCGTTGACGTTGACCTTGGCCGGGTCGATGCCCAGCTGCCGCGTGGAGGCGATGCCGACCGCCGCGAACGCCTCGTTGATCTCGACCAGGTCCAGGTCCCCCGGCGCGATCCCCTGCCGCGCGCAGGCCTTGGCGATCGCGTTGGCCGGCTGTTCCTGCAGGGTCGAATCGTCCGGACCGGAGACGACGCCGTGCCGGCCGATCTCCGCGATCCAGCTCAGTCCCAGCCGCTGCGCCTTCTCCTTGCTCATGACCACCACTGCGCAGCCGCCGTCGGAGATCTGCGAGGCGGTCGCCGCGCTGATGGCGCCGTCGGCGCGGAAGGCCGGGCGCAGCCGGGAGAGCGATTCTGCGGTGGTATCGGCCCGGACGCCCTCGTCCGCGCGGACCTCGACCGGGTCGCCCTTACGCTGCGGCACCGACACCGGCACGACTTCGTCGGCGAACAATCCGTCCTTCCATGCGCGAGCCGCATTCTGGTGCGATGCGGCGGCGAAGGCATCCATGTCCTCCCGCACGATCGGGTCGGAGTCGTTCTTCTGCTCGGTCAGCAGCCCCATCGACTGGCCGGTGAACACGTCCTCGAGACCGTCGCGATTCATGTGGTCCACCAGCGCGGTGTCACCGAACTTCACCCCGGCACGACTGCCCAGCAGCATGTGCGGGGCCTGGCTCATGGACTCCTGCCCGCCCGCGACGATCACGTCGAACTCGCCGGCGCGGATGAGCTGATCCGCCAGCGCGATCGCGTCCAGCCCGGAAAGGCACACCTTGTTGATCGTCAGTGCGGGGACGTTCATGGGGATCCCGGCCTTGACCGCGGCCTGCCGGGCGGGGATCTGCCCCGCGCCGGCCGTGAGCACCTGGCCCATGATCACGTACTCGACCTGGTCCGGCTGCACCCCCGACTTCTCG
This window contains:
- a CDS encoding neutral zinc metallopeptidase — protein: MPTRPPRARAGARLRARRPPTTFPRAAVATAACALVAAASACTVTTDGTARPQAAAPDTVAGMPITHGPSGPRADAPAPRVQVAGGTSGPLDTIAAGAVEDLGRFWADTFPRDFHRPFTPVARYVSWDSADRHAQGPDFCGGPTAGVANAGFCRSRNEIGWDRGPLMSDLVAEYGDLAPVVVLAHEYGHVVQYQTGVRTTQAPTIVLEQQADCYAGVFMRHVAEGGSQRFTMNTTDGLESALSVLVGIRDSPDAAQFGGSEHGSAFERVTAFQQGFAGSASACADIDAADVDEGRVAVPLEALGAGDPAPRPVDQDALAAVAASFSAMLPDAKLPEPDIADPAGGCARHTSPTTYCAETGAVAADLPGLVAAADGGRQGLSGDFTALSAVASRYALAAADRRSATLTGEQAAQRTACMTGAWSAYLGGGTGGGAADPGRLRLRPGDLDEAVAGLLDGGLIAADVEGATVPSAFARLDAFRDGFTGGVHACRSMYP
- a CDS encoding tetratricopeptide repeat protein encodes the protein MAAAMSGAVDLAGLAQPQRPPQEQPPAGPGGIRPVVAVGEADFEAEVLQRSMQVPVIVSIGAAEYPQSVQLDATLESAAVAAAGRWVLATVDIHNAPRIAQAFGVQSVPTVLAVAAGRPVDAFAGVISEAELDQWISGILDATAGQLSGPPPAEGEEPARDPRLVAAEDLMDAGDLPGSIQAYENILAEEPGNEEAGAAVRQLRFLVRAQDVPGDAVDAADAAPGDVDKQLRAADAQLLAQQPDAAFGRLIAVVRTGAPEDKATARARLLELFDLFDPAEEHVIRARRDLANALY
- a CDS encoding DUF3817 domain-containing protein, which gives rise to MADFFDLSTPAKRFRLVAFWEAVTWLILLIGMVFKWGFGFDAAVKIPGMLHGITGFMLFVLVTLITAGALKWNAKVTLLALISSVPPFGTIVFERWAVRNGLLAELSQAPSQAEAGEQDGDEQKDQAGARA
- a CDS encoding acetyl-CoA C-acetyltransferase; this encodes MSSSVIVAGARTPVGRLMGALKDFSGADLGGFAIAGALEKSGVQPDQVEYVIMGQVLTAGAGQIPARQAAVKAGIPMNVPALTINKVCLSGLDAIALADQLIRAGEFDVIVAGGQESMSQAPHMLLGSRAGVKFGDTALVDHMNRDGLEDVFTGQSMGLLTEQKNDSDPIVREDMDAFAAASHQNAARAWKDGLFADEVVPVSVPQRKGDPVEVRADEGVRADTTAESLSRLRPAFRADGAISAATASQISDGGCAVVVMSKEKAQRLGLSWIAEIGRHGVVSGPDDSTLQEQPANAIAKACARQGIAPGDLDLVEINEAFAAVGIASTRQLGIDPAKVNVNGGAIAIGHPLGMSGARIVLSLVNELRRRGGGVGAAGLCGGGGQGDALIVTVPGQ